In the genome of Candidatus Schekmanbacteria bacterium, the window ACCTTAGCGGCATTTAGAAGATTGAAAGCTTCGCTCTCTTTTCGCCCGCTTTCTCTATCAATCTTTGCCGCCTCTTGAAAAGATTGAAGGGAATCATCATAGAGCTTTAATTTCCAATAAGATACGCCTATGTTTGTGAGAGTATCAGACTTGAGACGATTATCTCCTATTTCACTGCTCAACTTTATCGCTTCCAAATATTTCTCCACTGCTTTTTTATAACTACCAGCTTCATCATAAGCATTTCCAAGATTCGATAGTGTAATAGCTTCCTTTTTTCTATCTTTTTCAGCTCTATAAAAAATGAGAGCTTTCTCCCACGAATTTATTGCAGATTCATAATTTTTATTCTCGAAAAAATTGTTTCCTTTTTGGAAATATATGTCGCCCTTTGAGATTGCGTCCAACTGTTGCGAAGATGAATATACCTCTTCAGATGAAACAGGAAAAGTGAATACGAGCAAAAGCAAAGACACCACAAAAAGAAATCTATACCTTAACATTTTCATCTTATTTTAATTTCCAAATCAATAGTACTTAATTACCTGCAACGAAATACCATTGTCAACATTGAATGATTCCCTCTATATACCTTTTAGCATAAAAAAGAAGGTAAAGAATAGAGAAATAAGGCTTCCTATCGAAAGCCCAGCTAAAATGGGGGATGCTTCCTTATTTTTAATTCTCAAAAGATTTATGAATGATAAAAGAAATATTGCCGCCAGAATAGCAATAATTAGATATGTGCCAATTCCTTGATATTCAAAAACTGTTCTTGCACCTCGGGACAACCCTGTCAAAATCCATCCTGCTGACACAAAAGTAACTGCAACCTGCAAATGTAGAGGAATTTTTTGAGATACCTCTAATTTAAAATCCAGAATCATAAAATAGAAGAAAAGGAGAATAAACGCAAAGGGGAGACTTTCAAATGTAATCCAGAAAAAAGGATGTTCAGCATTAAGAGGGCAAAAAAGCGCATCGGAGGCAGGTATTTTTATGACCTCCAATGTTTCTTCAACCGACCAACAGGAAAAACCAAAAAACATTCCCAAATAGCCCTGCTGCAATCTTGGAAGTTTAACACCATAGACTCCAAGAACAATAGATGCAACAAAAAAGAATAAAAGCATATAACCACAGGGACCATTGCCAAGTTCTGCTATTCTTCTAAAAGCTCCTTCAATTAGCGCTTCAAATATGAAGAATGTAAAAAAACAAAAAAGCCCGTAATTGCGCGGTTTCATTGTTTCAATATTGAACATATAAACCTCCTGCTCAAATTAATTAAATTTTTTAAGAACTCTTATTGAAAATCCATCGCTTTGTAAAGGAAACTATTACCCTCCGTGTTCGTTAATTTGCCACCTTGGGCTCAGGGTCAAGTGTCCCAATATCCGTATGAACAGCAGAAAAAATCTCTTTTTACAAATATCTTTCTTTGACTTTTTTAGATGTGGACATTAAAATTTAAAAAGATAGTGAATCAAAAAGGAGAAAAAAATGAAAAGAATATTTATATTCACAGCTGTTCTCTTTCTGATTGTTTCCTTCAGCACACCTGCGCTATCCCATCAAGTAGAGGATGACAATACATTGAATCCCATAAAACTTGCTGCATATGCCGCCTATCCGGCTGGACTGGCTCTCGATATTTTCGTTGTCAAACCTGTCCATTGGCTTTTCAACCTGCCAGTTATGAAAACAATCACTGGTCATCAAAGGATAAACGAAGAAGGATTGTGGACAGATAAAGAGCTTGATAGGGAGATTGAAGAAATAAAGAAATAATATTGCACTAATATTTGTATAACAATTTCTTTACCACCCAATTATAGTCATCGACAGCTTTCTTTTGTTTTCCCTATTTTTCTGTGAAGAGAAATAATCCCCTGTCTCTCCCAAAAAATTATGATTAATTTTTACAAACTTTTTTCGATAAGAAGATAAAATCAATTCCTTTTTTATTAAGAAATATGGACGAGATAGTTAGAAATACAAATAAAAGAGACTTTAAAATCGTTCTTATTTACACGGCGGAACTCATTACAATTCTTTGCCTTGGTTCAATTCTTTTTTTTACTTTTTTCTGATAATCTGTTTTTACAGTCTTCGGTATAATTCTTATACTTTTATTTTTCTATCTCTAAAGCGCCTGCCACACATATCGCAACACAATCTCCACAAAGAATACAATCCTTTTCTCTCAAAACAACCGTATCTTCCTCTAAAAACAATGCGCCTTGCTTACATTCATCAACACAAGTACCGCAAGCAATACATTCATCACTATTTATTTTGAGCGGCATTTGTCTTCCCTCCCATTGCCTGTTCTTTCATTTTTTCCACTATTGCTCTTATTTGATGCATATCCAAATCCTTATACATCTTGATTTTCTGCAGAATCTCCGGCTTTATGCCTTCAACTTCATTCATAAAATTCATAAAGTTTATAGGGCTCTTATAAGGATTTAGTTCACCCGGAAAATGCATATTATCAGTGAATTTAAGCATATAATCGAGCTCTTCATCATTGAAGAATGGATACATAAAAGCAGTTTTTGCATAATCTGCCTGCCATTGCGGATCCTTCAACCATAAAAATGAATTATTCCAAAACTTTTCATATTCTTCAAAACCATTTTTTCCGCATAATTCATCATATACTGCATTCGCACCTCGATAGCCGCATACAAGAGCCCCCTGCACCAATGTTTCTGCAAAGCCGACCGTTTCACCAAGCATCAAAACATTCCCTTTATAAGGTTTACTGACAGGCTCATACATAGCCAC includes:
- a CDS encoding 4Fe-4S dicluster domain-containing protein → MPLKINSDECIACGTCVDECKQGALFLEEDTVVLREKDCILCGDCVAICVAGALEIEK